One window of Streptococcus suis genomic DNA carries:
- a CDS encoding thioesterase yields MGLTYQENFTIPFDMCDVKQAVKLPDLISYCLGVSGRQSEELERSDLYVFQEFGLIWVVTDYELTIQGLPKYNETIIIKTEAVAYNKFFCHRMFYIYDAAGKLLLDILCYFVLIDFKTRKLAPVPAALIAPYQSEQVKKLPRAPKYQLLENPSVQEFPVRYFDLDMNGHVNNGKYLEWMYEALGYDFLLCHVPKKIQLKYLKEVEATSLVSSRMVEKASVSQHEIVVDGHIHAQAVIEWRERHVAG; encoded by the coding sequence GTGTGATGTGAAGCAGGCTGTCAAACTGCCTGACTTGATTTCCTACTGTCTTGGTGTGTCAGGTCGGCAGTCAGAGGAACTAGAGCGCAGTGACCTCTATGTTTTTCAGGAATTTGGCTTGATTTGGGTGGTGACAGACTATGAACTGACCATTCAAGGCCTACCTAAATACAATGAAACCATTATCATTAAAACAGAAGCGGTTGCCTACAATAAGTTTTTCTGTCATCGGATGTTCTATATCTACGATGCAGCAGGCAAGCTTTTGTTGGACATTCTCTGCTATTTTGTCCTGATTGATTTTAAAACTCGCAAGCTGGCGCCTGTGCCAGCAGCCTTGATTGCTCCTTATCAGTCTGAGCAGGTCAAGAAATTGCCTCGGGCACCTAAGTATCAGCTCTTGGAAAATCCGTCTGTACAAGAATTTCCTGTTCGCTATTTTGATTTGGATATGAATGGGCATGTCAATAATGGCAAGTACCTGGAATGGATGTATGAAGCACTGGGCTATGATTTTCTGCTCTGCCATGTCCCTAAAAAAATCCAACTCAAGTATCTCAAGGAGGTAGAGGCAACTAGCTTGGTGAGTTCACGCATGGTGGAAAAAGCTAGTGTCAGCCAGCATGAGATTGTGGTAGATGGGCATATACATGCGCAAGCTGTCATAGAGTGGAGGGAACGTCATGTCGCAGGATAA